In one window of Cupriavidus necator N-1 DNA:
- a CDS encoding BREX protein BrxB domain-containing protein, translating to MSSLKADFDELRERIRHGRELGHASFEPIYYLVFSPDQILEAKRQTPAWVAKLHQEGWNVHTFSIAEQIWALLKDDPFWSLCVMEDKSAPLDWPRTNKALADILTADNGLLKRLEDTLQPLEGQQNALLLVTDLEALHPFLRIGAIESQLHGKFHVPTIFLYPGVRTGKTRLKFLGFYPEDGNYRSVHVGG from the coding sequence ATGTCCTCACTCAAAGCTGACTTCGACGAGCTGCGCGAGCGCATCCGGCACGGGCGCGAGCTCGGCCATGCGAGCTTCGAGCCGATCTACTACCTCGTCTTTTCTCCGGACCAGATCCTCGAAGCGAAGCGACAGACGCCCGCCTGGGTGGCCAAGCTCCACCAAGAAGGCTGGAACGTGCACACCTTCTCCATTGCGGAACAAATCTGGGCGCTACTCAAGGACGATCCATTCTGGTCGCTCTGCGTGATGGAAGACAAGTCTGCCCCACTGGATTGGCCGCGCACCAACAAGGCCTTGGCAGACATCTTGACGGCGGATAACGGTCTATTGAAGCGGCTGGAGGACACCTTGCAACCTCTAGAGGGCCAGCAGAACGCGCTGCTATTGGTGACCGACCTGGAGGCACTGCATCCGTTTCTGCGCATTGGAGCCATCGAAAGCCAGCTTCACGGCAAGTTTCACGTGCCGACGATTTTTCTATACCCCGGCGTACGAACCGGCAAGACGCGCCTGAAGTTTCTGGGCTTCTACCCGGAAGACGGCAACTATCGCTCAGTCCATGTCGGCGGCTGA
- a CDS encoding glutathione S-transferase N-terminal domain-containing protein encodes MMVLYSGTTCPFSQRCRLVLFEKGMDFEIRDVDLFNKPEDISVMNPYGQVPILVERDLILYESNIINEYIDERFPHPQLMPADPVQRARARLFLFNFEKELFTHVYTLENEKGKAAEKNHERARAAIRDRLTQLAPIFVKNKYMLGEEFSMLDVAIAPLLWRLDHYGIELSKNAAPLLKYAERIFSRPAYIEALTPSEKVMRR; translated from the coding sequence ATGATGGTGTTGTATTCGGGTACGACTTGCCCGTTTTCCCAACGTTGCCGCCTTGTCCTGTTTGAAAAGGGCATGGATTTTGAAATCCGCGACGTCGACCTGTTCAACAAGCCCGAAGATATTTCGGTGATGAACCCGTACGGCCAGGTCCCCATCCTGGTCGAGCGCGACCTCATTCTGTATGAGTCGAACATCATCAACGAATACATCGATGAGCGCTTCCCGCACCCGCAGCTGATGCCGGCTGACCCGGTGCAGCGTGCCCGCGCCCGCCTGTTCCTGTTCAACTTCGAAAAGGAACTGTTCACCCACGTCTACACGCTGGAAAACGAAAAGGGCAAGGCCGCGGAGAAGAACCACGAACGCGCCCGCGCCGCGATCCGCGACCGCCTGACGCAGCTTGCGCCGATCTTCGTCAAGAACAAGTACATGCTGGGCGAAGAGTTCTCGATGCTCGACGTCGCCATCGCGCCGCTGCTGTGGCGCCTGGACCACTACGGCATTGAGCTGTCGAAGAACGCCGCGCCGCTGCTGAAGTATGCTGAACGCATTTTCAGCCGTCCCGCGTACATCGAAGCGCTCACCCCGTCCGAGAAGGTGATGCGCCGCTAA
- the petA gene encoding ubiquinol-cytochrome c reductase iron-sulfur subunit, translated as MSDQQDVKSVDKGRRNWLIATSVAGGVGGVAVAVPFVSTFAPSEKAKAAGAPVEADIGALKPGEMMTVEWRGKPVWIMRRTDEQLASLKKTDGEVADPNSDVPFTMKTPEYCKNETRSRADHKDVLVVVGICSHLGCSPSGPFGPGANSQLGTDPGFLCPCHGSTFDLAGRVFKNKPAPQNLDVPPYQFLTDSKIVIGKDEKGEA; from the coding sequence ATGAGTGACCAGCAAGACGTGAAGAGCGTGGATAAAGGTCGCCGCAATTGGTTGATCGCGACATCCGTCGCTGGCGGCGTCGGAGGCGTAGCGGTAGCGGTTCCTTTCGTCAGTACTTTTGCACCATCGGAGAAGGCCAAAGCCGCGGGTGCTCCAGTCGAGGCGGATATTGGCGCGCTGAAGCCAGGCGAGATGATGACTGTCGAATGGCGCGGCAAGCCGGTCTGGATCATGCGGCGCACGGACGAACAACTGGCGTCGCTGAAGAAGACGGACGGCGAGGTAGCCGATCCCAATTCCGACGTGCCATTCACCATGAAAACGCCTGAGTACTGCAAGAACGAAACCCGTTCGCGCGCAGACCACAAGGACGTCCTGGTCGTGGTGGGTATCTGTTCCCACCTGGGCTGCTCGCCTTCGGGCCCCTTCGGCCCCGGTGCCAATTCTCAGCTCGGCACTGATCCCGGTTTCCTTTGCCCCTGCCACGGGTCGACCTTCGACCTCGCCGGGCGCGTCTTCAAGAACAAGCCGGCTCCGCAGAATCTCGATGTTCCCCCCTACCAGTTCCTGACCGACAGCAAGATCGTGATCGGCAAGGACGAGAAAGGAGAAGCCTGA
- the mscL gene encoding large conductance mechanosensitive channel protein MscL codes for MGMISEFRTFAVRGNVIDLAVGVIIGAAFGKIVDSVVNDLIMPLVGRVIGKLDFSSMFIVLADPPPGTPTTLDALKKAGVPVFAYGNFLTIVVNFLILAFIIFLMVRAFNRMRAAEPEAAPAAPPEEVVLLREIRDSLKTR; via the coding sequence ATGGGCATGATCTCGGAATTCAGAACCTTCGCCGTACGCGGTAACGTGATCGACCTTGCGGTCGGTGTGATCATCGGCGCGGCATTCGGCAAGATCGTGGATTCAGTGGTCAACGACCTGATCATGCCGTTGGTGGGCCGCGTGATCGGCAAGCTGGACTTCTCCAGTATGTTCATCGTGCTGGCGGATCCCCCACCGGGAACACCCACTACGCTCGATGCCCTGAAGAAGGCCGGCGTGCCCGTCTTTGCCTACGGCAATTTCCTGACCATCGTTGTCAACTTCCTGATCCTGGCCTTCATCATCTTCCTGATGGTGCGTGCCTTTAACAGGATGCGCGCCGCGGAACCGGAAGCAGCGCCCGCCGCACCGCCTGAGGAAGTCGTGTTGCTTCGTGAAATCCGCGACAGCCTGAAGACCCGCTGA
- a CDS encoding DUF1819 family protein, which translates to MAKNKPYTTQLQAGLGLVNETKALLDLWSPGMSANQLHQVALGSGRFPTVTARRLRNIVVECFAPRYLVAGGASAAHLKRLSATISTADLTQLMFVHTSRANPILGDFVRQVYWTRYAGGYTQITNDDARAFVERGIDDSKTVKRWSETTVRRVSAYLTGCCADYGMLERGLRSSRRILPLRISPSVAAYLAYELHFAGVGDNALLTHEDWQLFGLAREDVLEEIKRLSLKGLLIVQAAGDVIRISWKQQDMEALCDVLTQS; encoded by the coding sequence GTGGCTAAGAACAAGCCGTACACGACCCAGCTGCAAGCAGGCCTTGGACTCGTCAATGAGACCAAAGCCTTGCTCGACTTGTGGTCGCCGGGCATGTCGGCGAATCAGCTGCATCAGGTTGCACTGGGATCGGGTCGATTCCCGACTGTCACGGCGCGCCGACTTCGCAATATCGTCGTTGAATGCTTCGCTCCACGCTATTTGGTGGCGGGCGGCGCGTCGGCTGCCCACCTCAAACGCCTGTCCGCAACGATTTCGACGGCTGACCTGACGCAGCTCATGTTCGTGCATACGAGCCGAGCCAATCCCATCCTTGGCGACTTCGTGCGCCAAGTTTACTGGACTCGATACGCTGGCGGATACACACAGATCACCAATGATGACGCTCGCGCCTTTGTCGAGCGTGGCATCGATGACAGCAAGACTGTCAAACGCTGGTCTGAGACCACCGTCCGACGTGTCTCCGCCTATCTGACTGGATGCTGCGCGGATTACGGTATGCTCGAACGCGGACTGCGTTCCAGCCGACGCATCCTGCCGTTGCGCATTTCACCTTCCGTCGCTGCTTACCTCGCCTATGAGCTGCACTTTGCCGGCGTTGGTGATAACGCTCTGCTGACGCACGAAGACTGGCAGCTGTTTGGCCTGGCCCGCGAAGACGTGCTGGAAGAGATCAAGCGGCTTTCGCTGAAAGGATTGCTCATCGTCCAAGCGGCGGGAGATGTGATCCGGATCAGCTGGAAACAACAAGACATGGAGGCGCTCTGCGATGTCCTCACTCAAAGCTGA
- a CDS encoding Do family serine endopeptidase, whose product MLRRFWLFFAQAVTVVLAVWFVVATLKPDWLQRGRVAVQSGSPIVALKEVVPNVSGPAAEGSYSEAAQVAMPAVVNIFTSKNGNKRSPNPQAEDPWFRFFFGDRLPERQEPVSSLGSGVIVSAEGYILTNHHVVDGADEIEIALTDGRKANAKVVGSDPETDLAVLKVTLKDLPAITLGRLENVKVGDVVLAIGNPFGVGQTVTMGIVSALGRSHLGINTFENFIQTDAAINPGNSGGALVDAQGNLLGINTAIYSRSGGSLGIGFAIPVSTAKQVMESIISTGSVTRGWIGVEPQDMTPEIAESFGLDAKEGALIAAVVQGGPADKAGVKPGDVLTKVDGLSITDTTALLNAIAQLKPGVDIKMTVIRRGKATDLTVTIGKRPPPPRRALPFEEEE is encoded by the coding sequence ATGTTGCGGCGCTTTTGGCTGTTCTTTGCCCAGGCTGTCACCGTCGTGCTGGCGGTCTGGTTCGTCGTGGCAACGCTCAAGCCTGATTGGCTGCAGAGGGGGCGCGTCGCGGTCCAGTCCGGTTCGCCCATCGTGGCGCTCAAGGAAGTCGTGCCCAACGTGTCCGGTCCTGCGGCCGAAGGGTCTTACAGCGAAGCCGCCCAGGTGGCCATGCCGGCGGTGGTCAATATCTTTACCAGCAAGAACGGCAACAAGCGCTCGCCCAACCCGCAGGCCGAGGATCCGTGGTTCCGCTTCTTCTTTGGCGACCGCCTGCCTGAGCGGCAGGAGCCGGTCTCCAGCCTGGGGTCTGGCGTCATTGTCAGCGCCGAGGGTTACATTCTAACCAACCACCACGTAGTCGACGGCGCCGATGAAATCGAGATCGCGCTGACCGACGGCCGCAAGGCCAACGCCAAGGTGGTGGGCTCCGACCCGGAAACCGACCTGGCCGTGCTCAAGGTGACGCTCAAGGACCTGCCCGCGATCACGCTGGGCCGGCTTGAGAACGTGAAGGTCGGCGACGTGGTGCTAGCCATCGGCAACCCGTTCGGCGTCGGCCAGACGGTGACGATGGGCATTGTCTCGGCGCTGGGCCGCAGCCACCTGGGCATCAATACCTTCGAGAACTTCATCCAGACCGATGCGGCCATCAACCCGGGCAACTCGGGTGGCGCGCTGGTGGATGCGCAGGGCAACCTGCTGGGCATCAATACGGCGATCTACTCGCGTTCGGGCGGCTCGCTGGGGATCGGCTTTGCCATTCCCGTGTCGACCGCCAAGCAGGTGATGGAATCGATCATCTCCACCGGCAGCGTGACGCGCGGCTGGATCGGGGTCGAGCCGCAGGACATGACGCCCGAGATCGCCGAATCGTTCGGCCTCGATGCCAAGGAAGGCGCACTGATCGCCGCAGTGGTCCAGGGCGGGCCGGCCGACAAGGCAGGCGTGAAGCCCGGCGATGTGCTGACCAAGGTGGATGGCTTGTCGATCACGGACACGACCGCGCTGCTCAATGCGATTGCCCAGCTCAAGCCAGGCGTGGACATCAAGATGACCGTGATCCGCCGCGGCAAGGCAACGGACCTGACGGTGACGATCGGCAAACGGCCTCCGCCGCCGCGCCGCGCACTGCCGTTTGAAGAGGAAGAGTGA
- a CDS encoding ClpXP protease specificity-enhancing factor — MPETSTKPYLIRAIYEWCTDNGFTPYIAVFVDANTSVPREFVKNNEIVLNVSFDATSGLDMGNEWIAFSARFGGVSRKIDVPVENVLAIYARENGQGMAFPVERSLPETQAATERENNPPPKLAPVEAETSASTADTGPGDDDTPPPVPRIGSKKPALKVVK; from the coding sequence ATGCCTGAAACCTCCACCAAGCCCTACCTGATCCGCGCCATCTATGAATGGTGCACGGACAACGGCTTCACGCCGTACATCGCCGTCTTCGTCGACGCCAACACCAGCGTGCCGCGCGAGTTCGTCAAGAACAACGAGATCGTGCTCAACGTCAGCTTCGACGCCACCAGCGGCCTGGATATGGGCAACGAGTGGATCGCCTTCAGCGCACGCTTCGGCGGCGTTTCGCGCAAGATCGACGTCCCTGTCGAGAACGTGCTGGCCATCTACGCCCGTGAGAACGGGCAGGGCATGGCCTTCCCGGTCGAACGCAGCCTGCCGGAAACCCAGGCCGCCACCGAGCGCGAAAACAACCCGCCGCCCAAGCTGGCCCCGGTGGAAGCCGAGACCTCGGCAAGCACCGCCGACACCGGCCCCGGCGACGACGACACGCCGCCCCCGGTGCCCCGCATCGGCAGCAAGAAGCCCGCACTGAAAGTGGTGAAGTAA
- a CDS encoding Nif3-like dinuclear metal center hexameric protein, with amino-acid sequence MKTKELELYLNDLLEVSRYKDYCPNGLQVQGRSEVTHVVTGVTASLALVDAAIEAGADAILVHHGYFWKNEDARVVGQKHARLKRLLGADVNLFAFHLPLDNHPEFGNNAQLGLQLGFTPTGRFSDDQLGWTGTLPAPMPLSALAAHVGGVLGREPLAIGEPDQMIRTVGWCTGGAQGYFDAAVAAGVDAYLSGEVSEQTTHLARESGVAYLAAGHHATERYGIRSLGEHVAERFGLRHTFIDIPNPV; translated from the coding sequence ATGAAAACAAAAGAGCTTGAATTGTACTTGAACGACCTGTTGGAAGTTTCCCGCTACAAGGACTATTGTCCCAACGGGCTGCAAGTGCAAGGTCGCTCGGAAGTCACACACGTCGTGACGGGAGTGACGGCAAGCCTGGCATTGGTCGATGCCGCGATCGAAGCGGGGGCCGACGCCATCCTCGTCCATCACGGCTACTTCTGGAAAAACGAAGATGCGCGCGTGGTCGGGCAGAAGCACGCGCGTCTGAAGCGCCTGCTGGGCGCGGACGTCAACTTGTTCGCCTTCCACCTGCCCCTGGACAACCACCCTGAGTTCGGCAACAACGCCCAGCTCGGCCTGCAGCTCGGCTTTACGCCGACCGGCCGCTTCAGCGACGACCAGCTCGGCTGGACCGGCACGCTGCCCGCGCCGATGCCGCTCTCTGCGCTGGCCGCGCACGTTGGTGGCGTGCTGGGGCGCGAGCCGCTGGCCATCGGCGAGCCGGACCAGATGATCCGCACCGTCGGCTGGTGCACGGGCGGGGCGCAAGGTTATTTCGATGCCGCGGTGGCCGCGGGTGTCGATGCCTATCTGAGCGGCGAAGTCTCGGAGCAGACCACGCACCTGGCGCGCGAAAGCGGCGTGGCGTATCTTGCCGCCGGTCATCACGCCACCGAGCGCTACGGCATCCGCTCGCTTGGCGAGCATGTGGCCGAACGCTTTGGCCTGCGCCACACGTTTATCGATATTCCTAATCCCGTCTGA
- a CDS encoding porin gives MKMKLFAAAVAALAAGGAYAQSSVTLYGVVDAGIEYQQNQPNGHDVVRMTSGNLSGSRWGLRGVEDLGGGLKGVFVLESGFNLDDGKSGNDNRLFGRQAYVGLASQYGQLSLGRHQTPFYDFGLQFDPMAISNKYSITAQDAAFASRADNSVKYIGTFGGLTASALYSAGANTGAGALGEVPGSAKLGREFGANLTYAAGPFAVGAAYDEVNLASANAVGTVVNPDATIRRASVAGSYGFGPAKVYAGYRWAKGVDLGALPFQGQNIQAITGAKASSNLYWLGVGYQVTPALSLTGAAYYQDFRGQKGDPWSFVASADYAFSKRTDAYLSLGYVLNKNNSNLGLDGFGKVSTNASGEGDNQFGAVVGLRHKF, from the coding sequence ATGAAGATGAAACTGTTTGCTGCTGCCGTCGCCGCTCTGGCCGCTGGTGGCGCCTATGCCCAATCGAGCGTAACCCTGTACGGCGTGGTCGATGCCGGTATCGAATACCAGCAAAACCAACCGAATGGCCACGACGTGGTTCGCATGACCTCGGGTAACCTGTCGGGCAGCCGTTGGGGCCTGCGTGGCGTGGAAGACCTGGGCGGCGGCCTGAAGGGCGTCTTCGTGCTGGAAAGCGGTTTCAACCTGGACGACGGCAAGTCGGGTAACGACAACCGCCTGTTCGGCCGCCAAGCCTACGTCGGTCTGGCTAGCCAATATGGCCAGCTGAGCCTGGGTCGTCACCAGACCCCGTTCTATGACTTCGGTCTGCAGTTCGACCCGATGGCCATTTCGAACAAGTACTCGATCACCGCTCAGGACGCCGCTTTCGCCAGCCGTGCTGACAACTCGGTCAAGTACATCGGCACGTTCGGCGGCCTGACCGCCAGCGCCCTGTACAGCGCCGGTGCAAACACCGGTGCCGGCGCCTTGGGCGAAGTCCCGGGTTCGGCCAAGCTCGGCCGTGAATTCGGCGCGAACCTGACCTACGCTGCTGGTCCGTTCGCGGTCGGTGCTGCCTATGACGAAGTCAACCTGGCTTCGGCAAACGCCGTGGGCACGGTCGTGAACCCGGACGCTACGATCCGCCGCGCTTCGGTGGCTGGCTCGTACGGCTTCGGCCCGGCTAAGGTCTACGCTGGCTACCGTTGGGCAAAGGGTGTGGATCTGGGCGCGCTGCCGTTCCAGGGCCAGAACATCCAGGCTATCACCGGTGCCAAGGCATCGTCGAACCTGTACTGGCTGGGCGTTGGCTACCAAGTGACCCCGGCTCTGTCGCTGACCGGCGCTGCTTACTACCAAGACTTCCGCGGCCAGAAGGGCGATCCGTGGAGCTTCGTGGCTTCGGCTGACTACGCTTTCTCGAAGCGTACCGATGCCTACCTGAGCCTGGGTTACGTTCTGAACAAGAACAACTCCAACCTGGGCCTGGACGGCTTCGGCAAGGTTAGCACCAACGCCAGCGGCGAAGGTGACAACCAGTTCGGCGCCGTGGTTGGTCTGCGCCACAAGTTCTAA
- a CDS encoding cytochrome c1 has translation MKKLLSILALAGACFAGAPAMASEGGFPLEPAPVNTADLSSLQRGAKVFVNYCLNCHGASMMRYNRLKDIGLTDDQIRENLLFSADKVGETMTIAMQPKEAKAFFGAQPPDLSVIARARGDDWLYTYLRTFYRDDSRATGWNNLVFPSVGMPHVLWELQGQRAAKFTEVEEHGEKVHKFAGFEQLSQGKLSKVEYDQATADLVGFLDWMAEPAQNHRKRLGVWVLLFLGVFTVFAWRLNAAYWKDVK, from the coding sequence ATGAAAAAGCTGCTTTCGATCCTCGCGCTGGCCGGCGCCTGCTTTGCCGGCGCGCCTGCCATGGCATCCGAGGGGGGCTTCCCCCTTGAGCCGGCACCGGTGAACACTGCTGACCTGTCGTCGCTGCAGCGCGGCGCCAAGGTGTTCGTCAACTACTGCCTGAACTGTCACGGCGCATCGATGATGCGTTACAACCGGCTCAAGGACATCGGCCTGACCGACGACCAGATCCGCGAAAACCTGCTGTTCAGCGCGGACAAGGTCGGCGAGACCATGACCATCGCCATGCAGCCGAAGGAAGCCAAGGCCTTCTTCGGTGCGCAGCCGCCGGACCTGTCGGTGATCGCCCGCGCCCGCGGCGACGACTGGCTCTACACCTACCTGCGCACGTTCTACCGTGACGACAGCCGCGCCACCGGCTGGAACAACCTGGTGTTCCCGAGCGTCGGCATGCCGCACGTGCTGTGGGAACTGCAGGGCCAGCGCGCCGCCAAGTTCACGGAAGTGGAAGAGCACGGCGAGAAGGTGCACAAGTTCGCCGGCTTCGAGCAATTGAGCCAGGGCAAGCTGAGCAAGGTCGAGTACGACCAGGCCACCGCCGACCTGGTCGGCTTCCTGGACTGGATGGCCGAGCCCGCGCAGAATCACCGCAAGCGCCTGGGCGTCTGGGTGCTGCTGTTCCTGGGCGTGTTCACCGTCTTTGCCTGGCGCCTCAACGCCGCGTACTGGAAAGACGTGAAGTAA
- a CDS encoding cytochrome b has product MAAEKQVKTTGLLGWIDARFPATQLWEDHLSKYYAPKNFNFWYFFGSLALLVLVIQIVTGIFLVMNYKPDATLNAAGIPVAFASVEYIMREVPWGWLVRYMHSTGASAFFVVVYLHMFRGLLYGSYRKPRELVWIFGCLIFLCLMAEAFMGYLLPWGQMSYWGAQVIVNLFSAIPVIGQDLSLFIRGDYVVSDATLNRFFSFHVIAVPLVLLGLVIAHIIALHEVGSNNPDGVEIKAKKDEKGIPLDGIPFHPYYSVHDTLGVAGFLLLFSAVIFFFPEVGGYFLEHNNFFPADPLKTPPHIAPVWYFTPFYSMLRATTSNFLPILWVFFALLLGMVFLRSKDARIKVGAIAIAVILAVGFYFIDAKFWGVLVMGGSVVILFFLPWLDCSPVKSIRYRPAFHKTILTVFVVVFLVLGYLGVQPPSPVGEKVSQLGTLLYFAFFLTMPLWSRVGEFKPVPERVTFHPH; this is encoded by the coding sequence ATGGCGGCCGAAAAACAAGTCAAGACGACCGGCCTGCTGGGCTGGATCGACGCCCGCTTCCCCGCAACCCAACTGTGGGAAGACCACCTCTCCAAGTACTACGCGCCGAAGAACTTCAACTTCTGGTACTTCTTCGGTTCGCTGGCGCTGCTGGTGCTGGTGATCCAGATCGTCACCGGCATCTTCCTGGTGATGAACTACAAGCCCGACGCCACGCTGAACGCCGCCGGCATTCCCGTGGCCTTCGCCAGCGTGGAATACATCATGCGCGAAGTCCCCTGGGGCTGGCTGGTGCGCTACATGCACTCGACCGGCGCCTCGGCCTTCTTCGTCGTGGTCTACCTGCATATGTTCCGGGGCCTGCTGTACGGTTCGTACCGCAAGCCGCGCGAGCTGGTCTGGATCTTCGGCTGCCTGATCTTCCTGTGCCTGATGGCGGAAGCCTTCATGGGCTACCTGCTGCCATGGGGCCAGATGTCGTACTGGGGCGCCCAGGTGATCGTGAACCTGTTCTCGGCGATTCCCGTGATCGGCCAGGACCTGTCGCTGTTCATCCGTGGTGACTACGTGGTGAGCGATGCAACGCTGAACCGCTTCTTCTCGTTCCACGTCATCGCCGTGCCGCTGGTGCTGCTGGGCCTGGTCATTGCCCACATCATCGCGCTGCACGAAGTCGGTTCGAACAACCCGGACGGCGTCGAGATCAAGGCCAAGAAGGATGAGAAGGGCATCCCGCTGGACGGCATCCCGTTCCACCCCTACTACTCGGTGCACGACACGCTGGGCGTTGCCGGCTTCCTGCTGCTCTTCTCGGCCGTGATCTTCTTCTTCCCGGAAGTGGGCGGCTATTTCCTGGAACACAACAACTTCTTCCCGGCTGACCCGCTGAAGACCCCGCCGCATATCGCGCCGGTGTGGTACTTCACGCCGTTCTACTCGATGCTGCGCGCCACCACGTCGAACTTCCTGCCGATCCTGTGGGTGTTCTTCGCGCTGCTGCTCGGCATGGTGTTCCTGCGCAGCAAGGACGCACGCATCAAGGTCGGCGCGATCGCCATCGCGGTGATCCTGGCCGTGGGCTTCTACTTCATCGACGCCAAGTTCTGGGGCGTGCTGGTGATGGGCGGCTCGGTGGTGATCCTGTTCTTCCTGCCGTGGCTGGACTGCTCGCCGGTCAAGTCCATCCGCTATCGTCCTGCCTTCCACAAGACCATCCTGACCGTCTTCGTGGTGGTGTTCCTGGTGCTCGGCTATCTTGGCGTGCAACCGCCGTCGCCGGTCGGTGAGAAGGTGTCGCAGCTCGGTACGCTGCTGTACTTTGCCTTCTTCCTGACCATGCCGCTGTGGAGCCGTGTCGGCGAGTTCAAGCCGGTCCCGGAGCGTGTCACGTTCCACCCGCACTGA
- a CDS encoding BrxE family protein, which produces MSDGMQGEWERTNKYGLMRSRANRKGQPVKEEMDESYQSTLLQMRLVVGYLGERAQFAWWPTAFFGASSRLFLEPVFAKTPTLAQYHGVLEAARRLHDEHLNVGSYHLFRLPEEVEQDLHVIVQGGFGEELASQAAQGKEATLDALRRLAATSTASGVGPTAVGCIKDLNSAATLQAIASAYLTAFSQSAKVYPYLVG; this is translated from the coding sequence ATGTCCGACGGCATGCAGGGGGAGTGGGAACGGACGAATAAGTACGGCCTTATGCGCTCACGCGCCAACAGAAAAGGTCAACCAGTGAAAGAAGAAATGGACGAATCCTACCAATCGACGCTGCTGCAGATGCGGCTTGTTGTTGGATACCTTGGCGAGCGAGCCCAGTTTGCCTGGTGGCCGACAGCTTTCTTCGGTGCGTCAAGCCGGCTTTTCCTTGAACCAGTCTTCGCTAAGACACCCACACTCGCTCAGTACCACGGTGTCCTGGAGGCTGCCCGACGACTGCACGACGAGCACTTGAACGTGGGCAGCTATCACCTGTTCCGGCTGCCGGAAGAAGTAGAGCAGGACCTTCACGTGATCGTGCAGGGTGGTTTCGGCGAAGAGCTCGCCAGCCAGGCCGCTCAAGGCAAGGAGGCTACATTGGACGCACTAAGGCGATTGGCCGCTACCAGCACCGCTTCTGGCGTTGGGCCGACTGCAGTCGGGTGTATCAAGGACCTCAACTCCGCTGCTACCTTGCAGGCGATCGCAAGTGCCTACCTTACGGCTTTCTCGCAGAGCGCCAAAGTCTATCCGTATCTTGTGGGGTAG